In one Curtobacterium citreum genomic region, the following are encoded:
- a CDS encoding AMP-binding protein, protein MARPLVALGASDPSAVLRGLEAALAGGPALLPVAEDAPALPTAPPSHVEQRVALVVETSGSTGTGKRVALSSDAVLAGAAAADATLGGPGAWLLALPTHYIAGLNVLTRSITAGTTPVVLPVGHFDPAAFADAVDRLDVGPAAPRRYTSLVPVQLARVLDDPRAIAAAATLDAVLVGGQATPVPLRERARAAGVRVVTTYGASETSGGCVYDGVPLGPVRAAVDDGELLLAGPVLAEGYLGDDERTARTFTERDGLRWYRTGDAGQVEDGRVRVLGRLDDVVISGGEKVPLGAVERIVRGIAGQESAVVTRRASAEWGEVPVVVTERSLDLDTVRAVVGDALGRAARPADVVVVDRLPMLASGKPDRRAVRTIADPAS, encoded by the coding sequence ATGGCCCGTCCGCTGGTCGCGCTGGGGGCGTCCGACCCGTCGGCCGTGCTGCGCGGCCTGGAGGCAGCGCTCGCCGGCGGCCCCGCGCTGCTCCCCGTCGCGGAGGACGCCCCGGCCCTGCCGACCGCACCACCGTCCCACGTCGAGCAGCGGGTCGCCCTGGTCGTCGAGACGAGCGGCTCGACGGGGACCGGCAAGCGGGTGGCACTGTCGTCCGACGCCGTCCTCGCGGGTGCGGCGGCCGCGGACGCGACCCTCGGCGGACCGGGCGCGTGGCTCCTCGCGTTGCCGACGCACTACATCGCCGGCCTCAACGTCCTGACGCGGTCGATCACCGCCGGGACGACCCCGGTCGTGCTGCCCGTCGGCCACTTCGACCCCGCGGCCTTCGCGGACGCGGTGGACCGGCTCGACGTCGGTCCGGCCGCCCCGCGACGCTACACCTCGCTCGTCCCGGTGCAGCTGGCGCGGGTGCTCGACGACCCCCGGGCGATCGCGGCCGCGGCGACGCTCGACGCGGTGCTCGTCGGCGGGCAGGCCACCCCGGTGCCCCTCCGCGAGCGTGCCCGTGCCGCCGGCGTCCGTGTCGTCACGACCTACGGCGCGAGCGAGACGAGCGGCGGCTGCGTGTACGACGGCGTTCCCCTCGGGCCGGTGCGGGCCGCGGTCGACGACGGGGAGCTGCTGCTCGCCGGGCCGGTGCTCGCCGAGGGGTACCTCGGCGACGACGAGCGGACGGCGCGGACCTTCACGGAGCGCGACGGCCTCCGCTGGTACCGGACGGGCGATGCCGGGCAGGTCGAGGACGGCCGCGTCCGCGTGCTCGGGCGGCTCGACGACGTCGTGATCTCCGGTGGTGAGAAGGTCCCGCTCGGTGCGGTCGAACGGATCGTGCGCGGCATCGCCGGACAGGAGAGCGCGGTGGTGACGCGCCGCGCGTCCGCGGAGTGGGGCGAGGTGCCCGTCGTCGTGACGGAGCGGTCGCTCGACCTGGACACCGTGCGCGCCGTCGTCGGCGACGCCCTCGGCCGGGCCG
- a CDS encoding 1,4-dihydroxy-2-naphthoyl-CoA synthase: MPAPVSDLFDPDVWTAAPIAEHFTDITYHKHVSQGIVRVAFDRPEVRNAFRPRTVDELYRALDDARQDPRVGVVLLTGNGPSPKDGGWAFCSGGDQRIRGRSGYQYVGDEGAPPEGVDPAAAQASMGRLHILEVQRLIRMMPKVVIAVVPGWAAGGGHSLHAICDLTIASAEHGKFKQTDADVGSFDGGYGSAYYARQIGQKLAREVFFLAEEYSAQRAYEMGAVNKVVPHADLEREAIAWGETILGKSPTAIRMLKYAFNAVDDGMVGQQVFAGEATRLAYGTDEAVEGRDSFLQKREPDWTAFPWHF; this comes from the coding sequence ATGCCCGCCCCCGTCTCCGACCTGTTCGACCCCGACGTCTGGACCGCGGCTCCGATCGCGGAGCACTTCACCGACATCACGTACCACAAGCACGTGTCGCAGGGCATCGTCCGCGTCGCCTTCGACCGCCCCGAGGTCCGGAACGCCTTCCGTCCCCGCACGGTCGACGAGCTGTACCGCGCCCTGGACGACGCCCGCCAGGACCCCCGCGTCGGCGTCGTCCTGCTCACCGGCAACGGCCCGAGCCCGAAGGACGGCGGGTGGGCGTTCTGCTCCGGCGGCGACCAGCGCATCCGCGGACGCAGCGGCTACCAGTACGTCGGCGACGAGGGTGCCCCGCCCGAGGGCGTCGACCCCGCCGCGGCGCAGGCGTCGATGGGCCGCCTGCACATCCTCGAGGTGCAGCGCCTCATCCGCATGATGCCGAAGGTCGTCATCGCGGTCGTCCCCGGCTGGGCGGCCGGCGGCGGCCACTCGTTGCACGCGATCTGCGACCTGACGATCGCGAGCGCCGAGCACGGGAAGTTCAAGCAGACCGACGCCGACGTCGGCTCGTTCGACGGCGGGTACGGCAGCGCCTACTACGCCCGCCAGATCGGCCAGAAGCTCGCGCGCGAGGTCTTCTTCCTCGCCGAGGAGTACTCCGCCCAGCGTGCCTACGAGATGGGTGCGGTGAACAAGGTGGTTCCGCACGCCGACCTGGAGCGCGAGGCCATCGCGTGGGGCGAGACGATCCTGGGCAAGTCGCCGACCGCGATCCGGATGCTCAAGTACGCCTTCAACGCGGTGGACGACGGGATGGTCGGCCAGCAGGTCTTCGCGGGCGAGGCCACGCGCCTCGCCTACGGCACGGACGAGGCGGTCGAGGGCCGCGACTCGTTCCTGCAGAAGCGCGAGCCCGACTGGACCGCCTTCCCCTGGCACTTCTGA
- a CDS encoding o-succinylbenzoate synthase, which yields MLPDLADLTADAHVVALPMRVRFRGITIREALVLRGPAGWTEFSPFVEYDDAEATAWLRAAIDFGWTDHEPAADSVPVNATVPAVPADRVAEVLARYPGCTTAKVKVAEPGTTLEDDVDRVTAVRRVMGPDAAVRVDANGLWTVDQAVRALESLAPLDLQYAEQPVRSVPELADLRRRTSGLGVAIAADESVRRAADPLAVARAGAADVLVVKAQPLGGVTAAQRVVAEAGLPCVVSSALDTSVGLGMGAFLAAAAMSPGYAAGLGTAAMFEADVTATPLLPVGGRVAVRRAEVSVELLERHAAAPERRAWWLDRLRRTHALLAAA from the coding sequence GTGCTCCCCGACCTCGCCGACCTGACCGCCGACGCCCACGTCGTCGCCCTGCCGATGCGGGTGCGCTTCCGGGGCATCACCATCCGCGAGGCCCTCGTGCTCCGCGGCCCCGCCGGTTGGACGGAGTTCTCGCCGTTCGTCGAGTACGACGACGCCGAGGCCACCGCGTGGCTCCGCGCGGCGATCGACTTCGGCTGGACCGACCACGAACCGGCGGCCGACTCCGTCCCGGTGAACGCCACCGTCCCGGCCGTCCCCGCCGACCGCGTCGCCGAGGTCCTCGCCCGCTACCCCGGGTGCACGACCGCGAAGGTGAAGGTCGCCGAACCCGGGACGACCTTGGAGGACGACGTCGACCGGGTCACCGCGGTCCGTCGTGTGATGGGTCCGGACGCCGCCGTCCGGGTCGACGCGAACGGCCTGTGGACCGTCGACCAGGCTGTCCGGGCGCTCGAGTCCCTCGCACCCCTCGACCTGCAGTACGCCGAACAGCCGGTCCGGTCCGTCCCCGAGCTCGCCGACCTCCGCCGCCGGACCTCCGGGCTCGGGGTCGCGATCGCCGCCGACGAGAGCGTCCGTCGCGCCGCCGATCCCCTCGCGGTGGCACGGGCCGGCGCTGCCGACGTCCTGGTCGTGAAGGCGCAGCCGCTCGGGGGCGTGACCGCTGCGCAGCGGGTCGTCGCGGAGGCCGGACTGCCCTGCGTGGTGTCCAGCGCGCTCGACACCTCGGTCGGGCTCGGGATGGGGGCGTTCCTCGCGGCTGCGGCGATGTCCCCGGGCTACGCCGCCGGCCTCGGCACGGCGGCGATGTTCGAGGCCGACGTGACCGCGACCCCGCTCCTGCCGGTCGGCGGGCGCGTCGCCGTCCGGCGGGCCGAGGTGTCGGTCGAGCTGCTCGAGCGGCACGCCGCGGCCCCGGAGCGCCGGGCGTGGTGGCTCGACCGGCTCCGGCGGACGCACGCCCTGCTCGCCGCGGCCTGA